Proteins encoded within one genomic window of Couchioplanes caeruleus:
- a CDS encoding sulfurtransferase TusA family protein, producing the protein MIEVDSRGRRCPLPIIDLARRMPSVPVGAVVRVLADDPAAANDIPAWCRMKGQEYLGSPAPDAYDVRRVT; encoded by the coding sequence GTGATCGAGGTGGACTCCCGCGGCCGGCGCTGCCCGCTGCCGATCATCGACCTGGCGAGGCGGATGCCGTCCGTGCCGGTCGGCGCGGTGGTGCGCGTCCTCGCCGACGACCCGGCCGCGGCCAACGACATCCCGGCGTGGTGCCGGATGAAGGGTCAGGAATATCTGGGCAGCCCCGCGCCGGACGCCTACGACGTCCGGCGGGTCACCTGA
- a CDS encoding AAA family ATPase gives MVLAVFAGLPGVGKSTLAQQVGAVLPAAVLAVDTVDETLQAYDVTEPRPGHAAYGVVAALAETQLTMGHSVIIDAVSPVKAARQLWTELAERLGVPLRVVEVVCGDDAEHRRRVEARYAQRTHDGIPDWVRVVERQSEYEPYLGPRLVVDTSLAVDAVGAVADYLR, from the coding sequence ATGGTCCTCGCCGTCTTCGCCGGCCTGCCGGGCGTCGGAAAGAGCACGCTCGCCCAGCAGGTCGGCGCGGTGCTGCCGGCCGCCGTGCTCGCCGTCGACACCGTCGACGAGACCCTGCAGGCCTACGACGTCACCGAGCCCCGTCCCGGCCATGCCGCGTACGGGGTCGTGGCGGCGCTCGCCGAGACCCAGCTCACCATGGGCCACAGTGTGATCATCGACGCGGTCAGCCCGGTGAAGGCGGCCCGGCAGCTCTGGACCGAGCTGGCCGAGCGCCTGGGCGTCCCGCTGCGCGTCGTCGAGGTGGTCTGCGGCGACGACGCCGAGCACCGGCGCCGGGTCGAGGCCCGCTACGCCCAGCGCACCCACGACGGCATCCCCGACTGGGTGCGGGTCGTGGAACGGCAGAGCGAGTACGAGCCGTACCTCGGTCCGCGCCTGGTGGTCGACACGTCCCTGGCCGTGGACGCGGTCGGGGCGGTCGCCGACTACCTCAGGTGA
- a CDS encoding carbohydrate kinase family protein, producing the protein MKIAVTGSIATDHLMHFPGKFAEQLIADQLHKVSLSFLVDDLVVRRGGVASNIAYGMGKLGLRPLLVGAVGADFADYRSWLERHGVDCDSVYVSEVAHTARFVCTTDDDLNQIASFYAGAMSEARNIELEPVADRVGGLDLVLVGANDPAAMIRHSQECRSRGYAFVADPSQQLARMDGSDVMTLISGAEYLMTNEYERSLLETKAGLSADQVLEHVKIRVTTLGKDGVEISGRGIETLHVPVARDVVPEDPTGVGDGFRAGFFTAISWGLGLERAAQVGSLLAALVLETVGPQEYDVRSDDFLKRFADSYGDAAAAEIHPHLPA; encoded by the coding sequence ATGAAGATCGCCGTCACCGGCTCGATCGCCACCGACCACCTGATGCACTTCCCCGGCAAGTTCGCCGAGCAGCTCATCGCCGATCAGCTCCACAAGGTCTCGCTCTCGTTCCTCGTCGACGACCTCGTGGTGCGCCGCGGCGGCGTGGCGTCGAACATCGCGTACGGCATGGGCAAGCTCGGCCTGCGGCCGCTGCTGGTCGGCGCGGTCGGTGCCGACTTCGCCGACTACCGCTCGTGGCTCGAGCGCCACGGCGTCGACTGCGACTCGGTCTACGTCAGCGAGGTCGCGCACACCGCCCGCTTCGTGTGCACCACCGACGACGACCTCAACCAGATCGCCTCGTTCTACGCCGGGGCGATGTCCGAGGCCCGCAACATCGAGCTGGAGCCGGTCGCCGACCGCGTCGGCGGCCTCGACCTGGTCCTGGTCGGCGCCAACGACCCGGCCGCGATGATCCGCCACTCCCAGGAGTGCCGCTCCCGCGGCTACGCCTTCGTGGCCGACCCGTCGCAGCAGCTCGCCCGCATGGACGGCAGCGACGTGATGACGCTGATCTCGGGCGCGGAATACCTCATGACCAACGAGTACGAGCGGTCGCTGCTGGAGACCAAGGCCGGGCTGAGCGCCGACCAGGTCCTCGAGCACGTCAAGATCCGGGTCACCACGCTGGGCAAGGACGGCGTGGAGATCAGCGGGCGCGGCATCGAGACCCTGCACGTGCCGGTCGCCCGCGACGTCGTGCCCGAGGACCCGACCGGCGTCGGCGACGGCTTCCGGGCGGGCTTCTTCACCGCGATCAGCTGGGGCCTCGGCCTCGAGCGGGCCGCGCAGGTGGGCTCCCTGCTCGCCGCCCTGGTCCTGGAGACCGTCGGCCCGCAGGAGTACGACGTCCGCAGCGACGACTTCCTCAAGCGCTTCGCCGACTCGTACGGTGACGCGGCCGCCGCCGAGATCCACCCGCACCTCCCCGCGTAA
- the erpA gene encoding iron-sulfur cluster insertion protein ErpA, producing MTTESHTESTEATKAAPTGVILTDVAATKVKALIEQEGRDDLRLRIAVQPGGCSGLRYQLFFDERSLDGDVVTDFDGVEVVVDRMSSPYLAGATIDFADRIDAQGFTIDNPNAQNSCACGDSFH from the coding sequence GTGACCACTGAATCGCACACCGAGTCGACCGAGGCCACCAAGGCCGCGCCGACCGGCGTCATTTTGACCGATGTCGCGGCGACCAAGGTCAAGGCCCTGATCGAGCAGGAAGGCCGTGACGACCTGCGTCTGCGCATCGCCGTGCAGCCCGGCGGCTGCTCCGGCCTGCGCTACCAGCTCTTCTTCGACGAGCGTTCCCTCGACGGTGACGTGGTCACCGACTTCGACGGTGTCGAGGTCGTCGTCGACCGGATGAGCTCGCCGTACCTCGCCGGTGCCACGATCGACTTCGCCGACCGCATCGACGCCCAGGGCTTCACCATCGACAACCCGAACGCGCAGAATTCCTGCGCCTGCGGCGACTCCTTCCACTGA
- a CDS encoding glycerate kinase, translating to MRVLICPDKFAGTLSAAEVAAAVADGWRETAPADEVVLRPLSDGGPGFTEVIGGALDGRRVTVATVDPLGRPVHGEVLLVGATAYVESAQACGLHLLTRQERDPGAATSYGLGLLLTAAVEAGAVEVVIGLGGSAVNDAGAGMLAALGAGPVDVGGYALPYGGAVLGAADRLEGPPRLRQVRLVAATDVDNPLIGLHGASNVYGPQKGATREDVLRLDAALEHFAGVLERAFEVDGLAAMPGTGAAGGVGAALLALGARMVSGIDLVTRIIGLEEQLDRADLVITGEGSFDHQSLRGKVAAGVANAARDRGLPCVVVAGRNETGYREAANAGVTETFALLEHFGSEERALAEPARGLREIGARLAGQWSR from the coding sequence GTGCGTGTCCTCATCTGCCCCGACAAGTTCGCCGGAACGCTGAGCGCCGCCGAGGTGGCCGCCGCGGTCGCCGATGGCTGGCGCGAGACGGCGCCGGCCGACGAGGTCGTGCTCCGGCCGCTCTCCGACGGCGGTCCCGGCTTCACGGAGGTGATCGGCGGCGCCCTGGACGGCCGGCGCGTCACCGTCGCCACCGTCGACCCGCTGGGGCGCCCGGTGCACGGCGAGGTCCTGCTGGTGGGGGCCACCGCGTACGTCGAGAGCGCACAGGCCTGCGGGCTGCACCTGCTCACCCGGCAGGAGCGCGATCCCGGCGCCGCCACCTCGTACGGGCTGGGCCTGCTGCTGACCGCCGCGGTCGAGGCGGGCGCGGTCGAGGTGGTCATCGGGCTGGGCGGCTCCGCGGTCAACGACGCCGGCGCCGGGATGCTGGCCGCGCTGGGCGCCGGGCCGGTCGACGTCGGCGGGTACGCGCTGCCGTACGGCGGTGCCGTCCTCGGCGCGGCGGACCGCCTCGAGGGCCCGCCCCGCCTGCGCCAGGTCCGCCTGGTCGCCGCCACCGACGTCGACAACCCCCTGATCGGCCTGCACGGCGCCAGCAACGTGTACGGCCCCCAGAAGGGCGCGACCAGGGAGGACGTGCTGCGCCTCGACGCCGCGCTGGAGCACTTCGCCGGCGTACTCGAACGGGCCTTCGAGGTCGACGGCCTGGCGGCGATGCCGGGTACCGGCGCGGCCGGCGGGGTCGGCGCCGCCCTGCTGGCCCTCGGCGCGCGGATGGTGTCCGGTATCGACCTCGTCACCCGGATCATCGGCCTGGAGGAGCAGCTCGACCGGGCGGATCTGGTGATCACGGGGGAGGGATCCTTCGACCACCAGTCGCTGCGTGGCAAGGTGGCCGCCGGCGTCGCGAACGCCGCCCGGGACCGCGGCCTGCCCTGCGTGGTGGTCGCCGGGCGCAACGAGACGGGCTACCGCGAGGCGGCCAACGCGGGCGTCACCGAGACGTTTGCGCTGCTGGAGCACTTCGGCTCCGAGGAGAGAGCGCTGGCCGAGCCGGCCCGCGGGCTGCGGGAGATCGGGGCGCGGCTCGCCGGGCAGTGGAGCCGATGA
- the nadA gene encoding quinolinate synthase NadA, which produces MTSTWTEPSNTPLALLLLGKGTDPASERGVDCPGDLPAPSDPDLVARAAAAKAALGDRVFVLGHHYQRDEVIQFADVTGDSFKLAREAAAKPDAEFIVFCGVHFMAESADILTTDAQRVVLPDLAAGCSMADMAVLGQVETAWDHFTELGIVDQVVPVTYMNSSADIKGFVGRNGGVVCTSSNAKRALDWAFEQGQKVFFLPDQHLGRNTAVLEMGFSLDDCVLYDPHKPHGGLTPEQLRDAKMILWRGHCSVHGRFTIDSVREVRERVPGVTVLVHPECRHDVVRAADMVGSTEYIIKALDAAPAGSAWAVGTELNLVRRLALAHPDKQIMFLDKTVCYCSTMNRIDLPHLVWALEELVAGRVPNQITVDEDTAKFARIALDQMLALP; this is translated from the coding sequence GTGACGTCGACCTGGACCGAACCCTCGAACACCCCTCTCGCGCTGCTGCTGCTCGGCAAGGGCACCGACCCGGCCAGTGAGCGCGGCGTCGACTGCCCCGGGGATCTCCCCGCGCCGAGCGACCCCGACCTGGTCGCCCGGGCCGCCGCCGCCAAGGCCGCGCTCGGCGACCGCGTGTTCGTGCTGGGCCACCACTACCAGCGCGACGAGGTCATCCAGTTCGCGGACGTCACCGGCGACTCCTTCAAGCTGGCCCGCGAGGCCGCCGCCAAGCCCGATGCGGAGTTCATCGTCTTCTGCGGCGTGCACTTCATGGCCGAGAGCGCCGACATCCTCACCACCGACGCGCAGCGGGTCGTCCTGCCCGACCTGGCGGCCGGCTGCTCGATGGCCGACATGGCCGTGCTGGGCCAGGTCGAGACGGCGTGGGACCACTTCACCGAGCTCGGCATCGTCGACCAGGTGGTCCCCGTCACCTACATGAACAGCTCGGCCGACATCAAGGGCTTCGTCGGCCGCAACGGCGGCGTGGTCTGCACGTCCTCCAACGCCAAGCGCGCCCTGGACTGGGCCTTCGAGCAGGGTCAGAAGGTGTTCTTCCTGCCCGACCAGCATCTGGGCCGCAACACCGCGGTGCTGGAGATGGGCTTCTCGCTCGACGACTGCGTGCTCTACGACCCGCACAAGCCGCACGGCGGGCTCACCCCGGAGCAGCTCCGCGACGCCAAGATGATCCTGTGGCGCGGGCACTGCTCGGTGCACGGGCGGTTCACGATCGACAGCGTCCGCGAGGTCCGCGAGCGGGTGCCCGGCGTCACCGTCCTGGTCCACCCGGAGTGCCGGCACGACGTCGTACGCGCCGCGGACATGGTCGGCTCGACCGAATACATCATCAAGGCGCTGGATGCCGCGCCCGCCGGTTCGGCGTGGGCGGTCGGCACGGAGCTCAACCTGGTCCGCCGGTTGGCCCTGGCCCACCCGGACAAACAGATCATGTTCCTCGACAAGACGGTCTGCTACTGCTCCACGATGAACCGCATCGATCTGCCGCACCTCGTGTGGGCGCTGGAGGAGCTCGTGGCGGGCCGCGTGCCCAACCAGATCACGGTCGACGAGGACACCGCGAAGTTCGCCCGGATCGCCCTCGATCAGATGCTGGCGCTCCCTTAG
- the murA gene encoding UDP-N-acetylglucosamine 1-carboxyvinyltransferase, translated as MTDDVLAVHGGSPLHGQIRVRGAKNLVSKAMVAALLGESPSRLYDVPRIRDVEVVRGLLGLHGVKVTDGADDGELVMDPTNVESASSDEINVHAGSSRIPILFCGPLLHRLGHAFIPDLGGCHIGPRPIDFHIQALRQFGAVVDKTPEGMHLTAPNGLHGTKLELPYPSVGATEQVLLTAVRAEGVTELRNAAIEPEIVDLICVLQKMGAIITVHTDRVIEILGVPRLGGYNHKPIPDRIEAASWAAAALATRGEIEVLGAQQADMMTFLNVFRSIGGQFEVTDARVPRPGVSGVEGGIKFWHPGGELQAVALETDVHPGFMTDWQQPLVVALTQARGLSIMHETVYEQRLGYTEALNSMGATIQVYRDCLGGTPCRFGRRNFIHSAVVAGPSKLHAADLVIPDLRAGFSHLIAALAAEGTSRVYGVDLINRGYEDFEAKLAALGAHTERL; from the coding sequence TTGACCGACGACGTCCTGGCCGTACACGGCGGTTCGCCGCTGCACGGGCAGATCCGGGTCCGAGGCGCCAAGAACCTGGTCTCCAAGGCCATGGTTGCCGCCCTGCTGGGCGAGTCCCCGAGCCGGCTCTACGACGTCCCGCGCATCCGCGACGTCGAGGTCGTTCGCGGCCTGCTCGGCCTGCACGGCGTCAAGGTGACCGACGGCGCCGACGACGGCGAGCTGGTGATGGACCCCACGAACGTGGAGAGCGCCAGCAGCGACGAGATCAACGTGCACGCCGGCTCCTCGCGGATCCCGATCCTGTTCTGCGGCCCCCTGCTGCACCGGCTCGGGCACGCGTTCATCCCCGACCTCGGCGGCTGCCACATCGGCCCGCGGCCGATCGACTTCCACATCCAGGCCCTGCGGCAGTTCGGCGCGGTCGTCGACAAGACGCCCGAGGGCATGCACCTGACGGCGCCGAACGGGCTGCACGGCACCAAGCTCGAGCTGCCGTACCCCAGCGTCGGCGCGACCGAGCAGGTGCTGCTCACCGCCGTCCGCGCCGAGGGCGTCACCGAGCTGCGCAACGCCGCCATCGAGCCGGAGATCGTCGACCTCATCTGCGTGCTGCAGAAGATGGGCGCGATCATCACCGTGCACACCGACCGGGTGATCGAGATCCTGGGCGTGCCGAGGCTCGGCGGCTACAACCACAAGCCGATCCCCGACCGGATCGAGGCCGCTAGCTGGGCCGCCGCCGCGCTCGCCACCCGCGGCGAGATCGAGGTGCTCGGCGCCCAGCAGGCCGACATGATGACCTTCCTCAACGTCTTCCGCTCGATCGGCGGCCAGTTCGAGGTCACCGACGCCCGCGTGCCCCGGCCCGGCGTGAGCGGCGTGGAGGGCGGCATCAAGTTCTGGCACCCCGGCGGCGAGCTGCAGGCGGTGGCGCTCGAAACCGACGTACACCCCGGCTTCATGACCGACTGGCAGCAGCCGCTGGTGGTCGCGCTGACCCAGGCCCGCGGGCTGTCGATCATGCACGAGACCGTCTACGAGCAGCGGCTGGGCTACACCGAGGCGCTCAACTCGATGGGCGCGACGATCCAGGTCTACCGTGACTGCCTCGGCGGCACCCCCTGCCGCTTCGGCCGGCGCAACTTCATCCACTCCGCCGTGGTCGCGGGCCCCAGCAAGCTGCACGCGGCCGACCTGGTCATCCCGGACCTGCGCGCGGGCTTCAGCCACCTCATCGCGGCGCTCGCCGCCGAGGGCACCTCCCGGGTGTACGGCGTCGACCTGATCAACCGCGGATACGAGGACTTCGAGGCCAAGCTGGCCGCGCTGGGCGCGCACACCGAACGCCTCTGA
- a CDS encoding DUF3043 domain-containing protein — protein sequence MPSLFRRKSTDLVADAVEEVTPEPATPRPKGYTPSKKELGLQTPKRQSVQRRHDAVQAPANRREAYKQMRERQRAERAEASAGMRAGDERYLLARDRGPERALVRAIVDSRRTAGTWFFVGAIIVFIGSTGNMPMAVRIGSNVLWAVLAITVIIDSILISRRIKKLVTERFPNTTQRMGSLYLYGIMRGLTFRRMRVPKPQVELGDKV from the coding sequence GTGCCCTCGCTGTTTCGCCGAAAGTCCACCGATCTCGTCGCCGACGCCGTCGAGGAGGTGACGCCCGAGCCCGCCACGCCGCGGCCCAAGGGCTACACGCCTTCCAAGAAGGAGCTCGGACTCCAGACGCCCAAGCGGCAGAGTGTCCAGCGGCGGCACGACGCGGTGCAGGCCCCGGCCAACCGCCGCGAGGCGTACAAGCAGATGCGGGAACGCCAGCGCGCCGAGCGCGCCGAGGCGTCGGCCGGCATGCGGGCCGGCGACGAGCGTTATCTGCTCGCCCGCGACCGTGGCCCGGAGCGCGCCCTGGTCCGCGCCATCGTCGACTCCCGCCGCACGGCCGGCACGTGGTTCTTCGTCGGCGCCATCATCGTGTTCATCGGCTCCACCGGCAACATGCCGATGGCGGTCCGGATCGGCTCCAACGTGCTCTGGGCCGTCCTGGCCATCACGGTGATCATCGACAGCATCCTGATCTCCCGCCGGATCAAGAAGCTGGTGACCGAGCGCTTCCCGAACACCACCCAGCGGATGGGCTCGCTCTACCTCTACGGCATCATGCGGGGCCTCACGTTCCGCCGCATGCGCGTCCCCAAGCCCCAGGTCGAGCTCGGCGACAAGGTCTGA
- a CDS encoding AzlD domain-containing protein — protein sequence MLIASIVVLAVGTYVMRLSGVLLRDRLELSDRLQRLLPMAAATLLAALAGTAALMEGGAFAGVARPAGVAVGALLAWRRAPFVLVVLAAALTAALLRQVGIA from the coding sequence GTGCTGATCGCGTCGATCGTCGTGCTGGCCGTGGGCACGTATGTCATGCGGCTGAGTGGGGTGCTGCTCCGCGACCGGCTGGAGCTCTCCGACCGGCTCCAGCGCCTGCTCCCGATGGCCGCCGCGACCCTGCTGGCGGCCCTGGCCGGCACCGCGGCCCTGATGGAGGGGGGCGCGTTCGCGGGCGTGGCGCGCCCGGCCGGGGTGGCCGTCGGCGCCCTGCTGGCCTGGCGCCGCGCGCCCTTCGTCCTGGTGGTGCTGGCCGCCGCGCTCACGGCGGCCCTGCTGCGACAGGTCGGCATCGCCTAG
- a CDS encoding AzlC family ABC transporter permease, which yields MVAVGASFGAIAIAYGLPAWVPFAMSTAVFAGGSQFLAVGLLAAGNPVAAVFAGLLLNARHLPFGLAVATTIGGRWRDRFVGSHLMTDEVVAFTLREEDPARRRRTYWLIGVTLFTSWNAGTALGVLLGGATGDPAALGLDAAFPAGLIALILPSLRDRATRTAALVGAAVAVLLTPVLPAGLPVLCALLGLLTIFRPRRRSPRRPSPSRRSAQERSARERSPRGRSPRGRSPRPVRKEEAPC from the coding sequence ATGGTGGCGGTGGGTGCGTCGTTCGGGGCCATCGCGATCGCGTACGGGCTGCCGGCCTGGGTGCCCTTCGCGATGTCGACCGCCGTGTTCGCCGGCGGTTCCCAGTTCCTGGCGGTCGGTCTCCTCGCGGCGGGCAATCCGGTCGCGGCCGTCTTCGCGGGCCTGCTGCTCAACGCCCGCCATCTGCCGTTCGGTCTGGCGGTTGCCACAACGATCGGCGGCCGGTGGCGGGACCGGTTCGTCGGCAGCCACCTCATGACCGACGAGGTCGTGGCCTTCACCCTGCGCGAAGAGGATCCGGCCCGGCGGCGGCGCACCTACTGGCTGATCGGCGTCACGCTGTTCACGTCGTGGAACGCCGGCACCGCCCTCGGGGTCCTGCTCGGCGGCGCCACCGGCGACCCGGCCGCGCTGGGGCTCGACGCGGCCTTCCCGGCCGGCCTCATCGCCCTGATTCTGCCGTCCCTGCGCGACCGGGCTACGCGCACCGCGGCCCTCGTCGGGGCGGCGGTGGCAGTGCTACTCACCCCGGTGCTTCCGGCGGGCCTGCCGGTGCTGTGCGCCCTCCTGGGCCTCCTCACAATCTTCAGGCCCCGCCGGCGAAGTCCGCGCAGGCCGAGTCCAAGCCGGCGGAGTGCCCAGGAGCGGAGTGCCCGGGAGCGGAGTCCCCGCGGGCGGAGTCCCCGCGGGCGGAGTCCCCGGCCGGTTCGCAAGGAGGAGGCGCCGTGCTGA
- a CDS encoding helix-turn-helix domain-containing protein — MAPNDAPTATIAAALRRERERAGISLAELARRAGLAKSTLSQLENGSGNPSIETLWSLGVALGVPFSRLVEPPAPTVRVVRAGDQVRLRADQADFAASLLAAGSTHARRDLYVLELEPGQPREAEAHIPGSVEHVVVAAGRLSAGPAGELVELGAGDYVAFPGDVPHHYEALEPGTWAVLLMEHR; from the coding sequence ATGGCCCCGAACGACGCACCCACCGCCACCATCGCCGCCGCCCTGCGCCGCGAACGGGAACGCGCCGGCATCTCGCTCGCCGAGCTCGCACGCCGGGCGGGGCTGGCCAAGTCGACCCTGTCCCAGCTCGAGAACGGCAGCGGCAACCCGAGCATCGAGACGCTCTGGTCGCTGGGCGTCGCGCTCGGCGTGCCGTTCAGCCGGCTCGTCGAACCTCCGGCGCCCACCGTCCGCGTCGTCCGCGCCGGCGACCAGGTCCGCCTCCGGGCTGACCAGGCCGACTTCGCCGCCAGTCTGCTTGCGGCCGGCTCCACCCACGCCCGCCGCGACCTCTACGTCCTGGAGCTGGAGCCCGGCCAACCCCGGGAGGCCGAGGCCCACATTCCCGGCAGCGTCGAACACGTGGTGGTGGCGGCCGGACGGCTCAGCGCCGGCCCGGCGGGCGAGCTCGTCGAGCTCGGAGCCGGCGACTACGTGGCCTTCCCCGGCGACGTCCCGCACCACTACGAGGCCCTCGAACCCGGCACGTGGGCGGTCCTGCTGATGGAGCACCGCTAG
- a CDS encoding ABC transporter ATP-binding protein: MIEMRDLRKEFTVRVRKGVLRREKRTVTAVDGIDLVIAEGEMVGYIGPNGAGKSTTLKMLTGVLAPSAGSVSVCGLTPVPQRTRLALSIGVVFGQRSQLWWDLPLRDSFALLRHVYRVPADAHAARLRRCRALLELDEFLDIPVRQLSLGQRMRGELTAALLHGPSVLFLDEPTIGLDVVSKQAVRSFLAELGATGAMTLVLTTHDLADIERLCRRLVVIDHGRVVHDGTIEALHSRYGSRRRLVADLDLPLPPGFTVPGAELVSLEADGHRASFDLLSSSAGAVVGELTALASVRDLSLVEPDIEDVVARLYRS; encoded by the coding sequence ATGATCGAGATGCGGGACCTGCGCAAGGAATTCACCGTACGCGTCCGCAAGGGCGTCCTGCGCCGCGAGAAGCGGACGGTGACCGCCGTGGACGGCATCGACCTGGTCATCGCGGAGGGCGAGATGGTCGGCTACATCGGCCCGAACGGCGCGGGCAAGTCGACGACGCTGAAGATGCTGACCGGGGTGCTGGCCCCATCGGCGGGCTCGGTGTCGGTGTGCGGGCTGACCCCGGTGCCGCAGCGCACCCGCCTGGCGCTGAGCATCGGCGTGGTGTTCGGGCAGCGTTCGCAGCTCTGGTGGGACTTGCCGCTGCGCGACTCGTTCGCGCTGCTGCGCCACGTCTACCGGGTGCCGGCGGACGCGCATGCCGCCCGGCTGCGCCGCTGCCGTGCGCTGCTGGAGCTGGACGAGTTCCTGGACATCCCCGTCCGCCAGTTGTCGCTGGGCCAGCGGATGCGCGGCGAGCTGACCGCCGCCCTGCTGCACGGGCCGTCGGTGCTGTTCCTGGACGAGCCGACGATCGGGTTGGACGTGGTCAGTAAGCAGGCGGTCCGCTCGTTCCTCGCCGAGCTCGGTGCCACAGGCGCGATGACGCTCGTGCTGACCACCCACGACCTCGCCGACATCGAGCGGTTGTGCCGGCGGCTGGTGGTGATCGACCACGGCCGGGTGGTGCACGACGGGACGATCGAGGCCCTGCACTCCCGGTACGGCTCGCGCCGCCGCCTGGTCGCGGACCTGGACCTGCCGTTGCCGCCGGGCTTCACCGTGCCGGGGGCGGAGTTGGTGTCGCTGGAGGCGGACGGGCACCGGGCGTCGTTCGATCTGCTGTCCTCGTCGGCCGGTGCGGTGGTGGGCGAGCTGACCGCGCTGGCGTCGGTGCGCGACCTGTCACTCGTCGAGCCCGACATCGAGGACGTCGTGGCGCGGCTCTACCGATCCTGA
- a CDS encoding ABC transporter permease has product MAELRAYAALFAGQWRSLASYRASFIVELGTNVVGGLLDVIAVLVFFRTAGTIAGFTVAEGLLVVSLSSCGFAAADFVVGNIDRLKTYVRTGTLDAVLVRPLGALPQLVLMDLPMRKALRIVVAVAVLTVALRLNDIEWTAFRLALIVAAPVAGALFFGSIFVVSASLAFWWVESGEVGNAFTYGGRDFSAYPTPVYAGWFRALFAYGMGFGFVAYQPALALLGRADPLGLPAWAGFVSPLVALVAMGAAAVVWRAGIRHYRSTGS; this is encoded by the coding sequence GTGGCTGAGCTGCGGGCGTACGCGGCGCTGTTCGCCGGGCAGTGGCGGTCGCTGGCCTCCTACCGGGCATCCTTCATCGTGGAGCTGGGCACCAATGTCGTCGGCGGGCTGCTCGACGTCATCGCCGTGCTGGTGTTCTTCCGGACGGCCGGGACCATCGCCGGCTTCACGGTGGCCGAGGGGCTGCTGGTCGTCAGTCTCTCGTCGTGCGGGTTCGCCGCGGCCGACTTCGTGGTCGGCAACATCGATCGGCTCAAGACCTACGTGCGCACCGGCACGCTCGACGCCGTGCTGGTGCGCCCGCTCGGCGCGTTGCCGCAGCTCGTGCTCATGGATCTGCCGATGCGCAAGGCCCTGCGCATCGTGGTCGCCGTCGCGGTGCTCACCGTCGCGCTGCGCCTCAACGACATCGAGTGGACCGCGTTCCGGCTGGCGCTGATCGTCGCCGCGCCGGTCGCCGGGGCGCTGTTCTTCGGGTCGATCTTCGTGGTCAGCGCCAGCCTCGCCTTCTGGTGGGTCGAGTCGGGCGAGGTCGGTAACGCCTTCACCTACGGGGGCCGGGACTTCTCGGCCTATCCCACGCCCGTCTACGCCGGCTGGTTCCGGGCGCTGTTCGCGTACGGGATGGGCTTCGGGTTCGTGGCCTACCAGCCGGCGCTGGCCCTGCTGGGCCGCGCCGATCCGCTCGGCCTGCCCGCCTGGGCGGGCTTCGTCTCACCATTGGTCGCCCTGGTCGCCATGGGCGCCGCCGCCGTCGTGTGGCGCGCCGGGATCAGGCATTACCGGAGTACGGGTTCATGA
- a CDS encoding ABC transporter permease, which yields MLLAVAAGAAGGRPGGYDTTQLTTFVWVGQGLLTVVSLWGWTELADRIRSGDVAADLLRPVPVVGGYLASDLGRAGHAMIFRFLPPLAVGALFFDLYVPGRWFTVPLFALSIGLAVVASLALRFLVNATAYWLHDARGPIILWTLSSGILAGLYFPLRFLPDWLAVTMWVATPFPGLLQTPLDVLVERDPAPVQVGLVALQAVWAAALLALAALVQRRAEKRLVVQGG from the coding sequence GTGCTGCTCGCCGTGGCCGCCGGGGCCGCCGGGGGGCGGCCGGGTGGATACGACACCACTCAGCTCACCACCTTCGTCTGGGTGGGGCAGGGTCTGCTCACCGTGGTGTCGCTGTGGGGGTGGACCGAGCTCGCCGACCGGATCCGCTCCGGCGACGTGGCCGCCGACCTGCTGCGCCCCGTACCCGTGGTGGGCGGTTATCTGGCTTCCGACCTGGGCCGGGCCGGCCATGCGATGATCTTCCGCTTCCTGCCGCCGCTCGCCGTCGGCGCGCTCTTCTTCGATCTGTACGTCCCCGGCCGGTGGTTCACCGTCCCGCTGTTCGCGTTGTCGATCGGGCTCGCCGTGGTCGCGAGCCTGGCCCTGCGATTCCTGGTCAACGCGACGGCGTACTGGCTGCACGATGCGCGCGGCCCGATCATCCTCTGGACCCTGTCGAGCGGCATCCTTGCCGGTCTGTACTTCCCGCTGCGGTTCCTGCCGGACTGGTTGGCGGTGACGATGTGGGTCGCCACCCCGTTCCCCGGCCTGCTGCAGACGCCGCTGGACGTGCTGGTCGAGCGCGACCCGGCGCCGGTCCAGGTGGGCCTGGTCGCCCTGCAGGCGGTGTGGGCGGCGGCACTGCTGGCCCTCGCCGCACTCGTCCAGCGACGCGCCGAGAAGCGACTGGTGGTCCAGGGTGGCTGA